From the genome of Sphingobacterium kitahiroshimense, one region includes:
- a CDS encoding YqaE/Pmp3 family membrane protein: MILIAVLLPWLSFFLRGKIFSGILCLILQCTLIGWLPAAIWAVASRVDGKNKSRFNQFKREQRF, from the coding sequence ATGATCTTAATAGCAGTATTATTACCTTGGCTTTCCTTTTTTTTAAGAGGGAAAATATTTTCTGGAATTTTATGTTTGATTTTGCAATGCACACTTATCGGTTGGTTGCCCGCGGCAATATGGGCAGTAGCTTCACGAGTTGATGGTAAAAATAAATCCAGATTTAATCAGTTTAAGCGTGAGCAACGCTTTTAA
- a CDS encoding translocation/assembly module TamB domain-containing protein, producing MNKFSRIALKTLLWIIGSVIGLLLLIIFLIRLPSVQNFIAGKVATYVEGKIGTPFHIGSINIEFPKKLVLENIYLEDQSRDTLVAGEAIKVDINMMKLLKSTVEIQQLEATGITAKIRRSMPDSSFNFDYIIKAFASPESTKAKTDTSSAMVFNMDKVIFDRFHVVYADDVIGTSADVYLKHFDTRIKKFDLTKNMAFDMPKVTIDGLSALVTQWNPTQEGDGPSVEDFGITDSTAIATSLLPDIGINTADLRNINVRYEDKAGKLRTRFAIQKLHADINSIDLNKEIVSIKKINLEGSDSQVFFDKIAKITKPAADKNTTASAPSKVNWIVSVSDININNTNVWYKDDNQARMKGFDYFNIKIPAINTAMTDLYYSADSISGSLKSLTAKDHSGFEIKNLKGDFIYTNTGAEIKNLYAATSKTLLQDYIKISYPSLEAISEKPELLTVNANIKKSHVDMRDIYYFAPFLDTMEIMHPLMNKKFNIDGKVMGKLNDLNIPHLDFSTLSNTKVIASARLKGLPNVDKMSIDLTLKKFTTGRSDIEQLVAKSLFPKNLELPNAIGLTGTFKGGMQSFNTNLSLVTEKGTAKVNGKFDMAKRDTTYDAYVSIKDFDIGKILKQDSVLGILSFEANVKGHGLDPKKAIANVDGKLIRLDALGYQYHNIDMNMNANAGDIEASINSIDPNVKFNLNATANMHAKYPKVDFELMVDSINLQNLKLMDDDFRYHGKMVGNFETADPNFLNGEAHIINSSIAYNNDRYTLDSISIIARSDSSSNLLMLKSAFLNAHLVGKYKLMELGTAIQDIAHVYYQPGAPVTIPKYEDQQFEFSAQLTRTKFIKDFLPDLTEMKDITLDGMFNSKNKLIQAKLDAPKIVYAGTDINSVTFDLTTVDSTMYYSALINKIKVSNIELINTVLSGKVIKNNLDFGVWIKDKKDKEQYHLGAHMKVDRGNFLFSLLEDGLMLNYDKWNVDSTNVLSFGKAGIQAHNFILENKGQLLEIKSQDSVLNSPIDLLFKNFRIETLSKMIAADDMNIGGGINGQATISRLESNPVFVSDIGIDKFYLGTDTIGNVNIKVNNEKENTYAANVSITENGNNVSLIGEFISPPTGEATFDATLNIAPLKMKTIQAFSFGYLKESKGDVQGELKISGTTDRPVINGDLNFNGAEFNVAMLNAAFLIDNEKISFDNRGISLSNFNIKDKKGNTGDLNGTILTKNYTDYDFNLNLKTDNFEVVNSTREDNDLFFGKMYVSSDLRIRGTLDKPVVDGNIKVQDKTDFVFIMPNDDPGMVERKGVVEFVDKSDTTRANVFAKLDSLTTTKLTGIDVTLNLQTDKNAKFKVILDEGSQDALNIQGEAELNAGIDASNKITMSGTYTVDKGSYSFSFGPVKREFLFKEGSTITWAGDPLDARMDITAVYKVKAPTLELVQTQLGADNSNLYKQRVPFNVNLLITEKLFEPKLGFDIDLDENNAIASQDVVSKVNNALSQIRTDPSEMNKQVFSLIVLGRFLASNPFESLSGGGGVESMARNSVSSLLTSQLNRLASDLIKGVELDFDLQSEQDFTTGVGETRTDLNIGVSKMLFNDRLKITIGSNFEVEGNSRPGEQAANIAGDISLDYQLSQDGRYFARVYRKNQYQVTLQGQYVETGIGFIINMSYNKFREIWMNSKKLNEYNTRSKNFRKRFDVERMETDSVYRDSVRFAIRDSMMRNDPKKYKERYLDRKQIQQTKPSNKTDSTNQKTDTIGEKVIRNEERENNEK from the coding sequence TTGAATAAATTTAGCCGTATCGCATTAAAGACCCTTTTATGGATTATTGGATCTGTCATTGGACTCTTACTTCTCATTATTTTTTTGATTCGACTTCCTTCCGTGCAAAATTTTATTGCCGGAAAAGTAGCCACTTATGTTGAGGGCAAAATTGGCACGCCCTTTCATATTGGTAGCATCAATATTGAATTTCCAAAAAAACTTGTTTTAGAGAACATCTATCTGGAAGATCAATCTAGAGATACATTAGTAGCAGGTGAGGCCATCAAAGTGGACATCAATATGATGAAACTACTAAAAAGTACAGTAGAAATCCAGCAACTGGAGGCTACTGGCATTACCGCAAAAATACGTCGGTCTATGCCTGACAGCAGTTTCAATTTTGACTATATCATAAAAGCATTTGCGAGTCCTGAAAGTACCAAAGCAAAAACTGATACTTCTTCTGCTATGGTATTCAATATGGACAAAGTTATCTTTGATCGTTTTCATGTGGTATATGCCGATGACGTAATTGGCACGAGCGCTGACGTCTATTTGAAACATTTTGACACCAGGATCAAGAAATTTGACTTGACAAAAAATATGGCATTTGATATGCCAAAAGTTACTATTGACGGCTTAAGTGCATTAGTCACACAATGGAATCCTACCCAAGAAGGCGATGGCCCCAGTGTTGAAGATTTTGGAATTACTGATTCCACTGCAATTGCCACTTCTTTATTACCTGATATTGGTATTAATACGGCAGACCTGCGAAATATCAATGTTCGATATGAAGATAAAGCGGGAAAACTGAGAACAAGGTTTGCCATTCAAAAGCTACACGCGGATATTAATAGTATTGATCTTAATAAGGAAATTGTTTCAATAAAAAAGATTAATTTAGAAGGATCTGATTCACAGGTGTTTTTTGATAAAATAGCAAAAATAACTAAACCAGCCGCAGATAAAAATACAACAGCATCAGCACCATCCAAGGTTAATTGGATTGTTTCTGTTTCGGACATCAACATCAATAATACCAATGTATGGTATAAAGATGACAATCAAGCACGGATGAAAGGATTTGATTATTTCAATATTAAAATCCCTGCGATCAATACTGCGATGACTGATTTGTATTATAGCGCAGATTCAATTAGCGGATCGCTAAAATCATTAACAGCAAAAGATCACTCCGGTTTCGAAATTAAAAATCTAAAAGGTGATTTTATCTATACCAATACAGGTGCTGAGATCAAAAATCTGTATGCTGCAACTTCTAAAACATTATTACAAGATTATATTAAAATATCTTATCCTTCTTTAGAGGCTATATCGGAAAAACCTGAATTGCTTACTGTCAATGCCAACATTAAAAAGAGTCATGTTGATATGCGCGATATTTATTATTTTGCTCCGTTCTTGGATACTATGGAGATCATGCATCCGCTCATGAATAAAAAATTCAATATTGACGGAAAAGTAATGGGAAAACTGAACGATCTCAATATCCCACACTTAGATTTCAGCACATTATCGAATACAAAAGTAATTGCCAGTGCTAGACTCAAGGGTCTTCCTAATGTTGATAAGATGTCTATTGACCTTACGCTCAAAAAATTCACAACTGGCCGATCTGATATTGAACAACTTGTTGCCAAATCATTATTTCCTAAAAATCTTGAACTTCCAAATGCAATAGGGCTTACTGGAACATTTAAAGGGGGAATGCAATCATTCAACACCAATTTATCCTTAGTGACGGAAAAAGGAACTGCTAAAGTAAATGGTAAATTTGATATGGCAAAGCGTGATACGACATATGATGCTTACGTATCTATTAAAGACTTTGACATCGGAAAAATTTTGAAACAAGATTCTGTTTTAGGTATCTTATCATTTGAAGCCAACGTAAAAGGGCATGGATTAGATCCTAAAAAAGCGATAGCGAATGTGGACGGAAAACTAATCCGTCTGGATGCTTTAGGATATCAATACCATAATATCGATATGAATATGAATGCTAATGCAGGCGATATCGAAGCTTCAATTAATAGTATTGATCCAAATGTCAAATTCAATTTAAATGCTACCGCGAATATGCATGCAAAATATCCGAAAGTCGATTTTGAACTGATGGTCGATAGCATTAATTTACAGAATTTAAAGTTAATGGATGATGACTTCCGTTATCATGGCAAAATGGTCGGAAATTTTGAAACAGCAGACCCTAATTTCCTGAATGGAGAAGCACATATCATCAATTCTTCAATTGCATACAATAATGACCGCTACACTCTTGATAGTATTTCAATTATCGCTCGTTCGGATAGCAGCTCAAATCTTTTAATGTTAAAATCTGCCTTTTTAAATGCCCATTTAGTTGGTAAATATAAATTAATGGAGCTTGGTACAGCAATACAAGACATTGCACACGTTTATTATCAACCTGGAGCTCCTGTAACCATTCCAAAATACGAAGATCAACAATTTGAATTTTCTGCTCAGTTGACCAGAACAAAATTTATAAAGGACTTCTTACCTGATCTGACTGAAATGAAAGACATCACACTTGATGGTATGTTTAATAGTAAGAACAAGTTAATCCAGGCTAAGCTCGATGCACCAAAAATTGTTTATGCAGGCACAGATATTAATAGTGTGACTTTTGATCTGACAACAGTTGACAGCACCATGTATTATTCTGCTTTGATTAACAAAATAAAAGTTAGCAATATCGAATTGATCAATACGGTACTCAGTGGTAAAGTCATTAAAAATAACTTAGATTTTGGCGTTTGGATTAAAGACAAAAAAGATAAAGAACAGTACCATTTAGGTGCCCATATGAAAGTAGATCGTGGCAACTTTCTTTTTAGCTTACTAGAAGATGGATTAATGCTAAATTATGATAAATGGAATGTCGATAGTACGAATGTTTTATCCTTTGGTAAAGCGGGTATTCAAGCTCATAATTTCATTCTGGAAAACAAGGGACAGTTATTGGAAATTAAATCACAGGATAGTGTTCTGAATTCACCTATAGATCTACTTTTTAAAAATTTCAGAATTGAGACCCTCAGTAAAATGATTGCCGCTGATGACATGAATATTGGTGGTGGTATTAATGGACAAGCAACGATTTCACGCCTTGAAAGTAACCCTGTTTTTGTATCAGATATTGGAATTGATAAATTTTACTTAGGGACGGATACAATTGGAAATGTCAATATTAAAGTTAATAATGAAAAAGAAAACACGTATGCAGCCAATGTCAGTATTACTGAAAATGGCAATAACGTCAGTTTAATCGGAGAGTTTATAAGTCCTCCAACTGGAGAAGCTACTTTTGATGCTACGCTCAACATTGCTCCTTTAAAAATGAAGACAATTCAAGCTTTCAGCTTTGGGTACTTAAAAGAATCTAAAGGGGATGTCCAAGGAGAGCTTAAAATATCCGGTACGACTGATAGACCTGTTATCAACGGTGATCTGAATTTTAATGGTGCTGAATTTAATGTTGCTATGCTTAATGCGGCGTTCTTAATTGATAACGAAAAAATTAGTTTTGATAATAGGGGAATCTCTTTATCCAATTTCAACATCAAAGATAAAAAAGGCAATACTGGTGATTTGAATGGTACCATTTTAACTAAAAACTATACAGATTATGACTTTAATTTGAATCTTAAGACTGATAACTTTGAAGTTGTGAATTCGACTCGGGAGGATAATGATCTGTTCTTTGGTAAAATGTACGTTTCTTCTGATCTACGTATAAGAGGCACATTGGATAAACCTGTTGTCGATGGAAATATCAAAGTTCAAGATAAAACTGATTTTGTATTCATTATGCCGAATGATGACCCTGGTATGGTGGAGCGAAAAGGTGTCGTAGAATTTGTTGATAAAAGTGATACAACAAGAGCAAATGTTTTTGCAAAATTGGATTCACTAACAACAACAAAATTAACAGGAATCGATGTGACGCTGAATCTTCAAACTGACAAGAATGCTAAATTCAAAGTTATTCTTGACGAAGGATCTCAGGACGCCTTAAACATCCAAGGTGAAGCTGAATTAAATGCAGGTATCGATGCGAGTAACAAAATCACCATGTCGGGAACTTATACGGTCGACAAAGGAAGTTATTCGTTTTCTTTTGGGCCTGTGAAACGTGAGTTCTTATTTAAAGAAGGAAGTACAATTACATGGGCAGGAGACCCGCTAGATGCGAGAATGGATATCACTGCAGTATACAAAGTCAAGGCCCCTACCCTGGAATTGGTACAAACTCAACTTGGTGCAGATAATTCTAATCTATACAAACAGCGAGTACCATTTAATGTCAATTTATTAATCACAGAAAAGTTATTCGAGCCTAAACTAGGATTTGATATTGATCTGGATGAAAATAACGCCATTGCGTCTCAAGATGTGGTGAGTAAAGTCAATAATGCCCTTTCACAAATACGAACAGACCCTTCTGAAATGAATAAGCAGGTTTTCTCATTGATCGTATTAGGACGCTTTTTGGCTTCTAATCCATTTGAAAGTTTATCTGGTGGTGGCGGTGTCGAATCTATGGCACGTAATAGTGTGAGTTCATTACTAACGTCACAGTTAAACCGACTAGCTTCGGATTTAATTAAAGGAGTGGAATTAGATTTTGACTTACAATCCGAGCAGGATTTTACAACTGGAGTTGGGGAAACACGTACCGATTTAAATATTGGTGTTTCAAAAATGCTATTTAACGACCGTTTGAAAATCACTATAGGTTCGAATTTTGAAGTTGAAGGGAATTCAAGACCTGGAGAGCAAGCTGCGAATATTGCCGGAGATATTAGTCTAGATTATCAACTGTCTCAAGATGGTCGCTATTTCGCTCGCGTATATCGGAAAAACCAATATCAAGTAACACTTCAGGGCCAATATGTTGAAACAGGTATTGGATTTATCATCAATATGAGCTACAATAAATTCAGAGAAATTTGGATGAATTCTAAAAAATTAAATGAATATAATACCCGAAGCAAAAATTTCCGTAAACGTTTTGACGTAGAACGTATGGAAACCGACTCCGTTTACAGGGACAGCGTCCGCTTTGCAATTCGAGATAGTATGATGCGTAACGATCCTAAGAAATATAAAGAACGTTACTTGGATAGAAAACAAATCCAGCAAACCAAACCAAGCAATAAGACTGATTCAACGAATCAGAAAACAGATACAATAGGAGAAAAAGTGATTAGAAATGAAGAAAGGGAGAATAATGAAAAATAG
- a CDS encoding DUF4342 domain-containing protein: protein MSIKETFSITGENLLKKIKELIADGNVTKISISDKSGKEIMSFPVTVGAIGLIFAPIFAAVGAMAALLTECKITVERQEKDDNDQDNQNTSQSIEVK, encoded by the coding sequence ATGAGCATTAAAGAAACTTTCTCGATTACAGGTGAAAATCTACTAAAGAAGATTAAAGAACTCATTGCGGATGGAAATGTGACGAAAATCAGCATATCCGATAAATCAGGAAAAGAAATCATGAGTTTCCCTGTTACTGTAGGTGCTATAGGCCTCATCTTTGCCCCTATATTTGCAGCAGTTGGTGCTATGGCGGCTTTATTGACAGAATGCAAAATAACTGTCGAGCGACAAGAAAAAGATGATAATGACCAAGACAATCAAAACACATCTCAGAGTATTGAAGTAAAATGA
- a CDS encoding BamA/TamA family outer membrane protein translates to MKNSNQFIAFVVFIGLFIASCSTTKNLKEGQSLYVDGHVDIESDTISKEHKKALATHLEQVLMPKPNKTLFGWRYKLAFNNMAGDSVGKNFIRRQLKKMGEEPVLLSDVNREYNENLLRNRLENIGFFNAEVKSDTTIKDKEATIHYIATTNLIYKIKSVTFNVDSTIQLGRDILLSRDKSLLKVGKHYSLDDILNERDRIDNELKNIGYYYFSPDYILVEADSTIGDNKVNLYVTIKPETPVIAKSPSKINNIYIYPNYTDEGTGYQRAPRNAQLFDSSYYFIDPKNTFRKPVIANHIFFKKGDRYNRGAHNKTISHLVNLNSFKFVKNNFVDSKDVKNGLDVYYYLTPLPKKSIRLELLGKMASVYNGSELNVNWQLRNAFRGAELLSLNVFGGYETQTGGSVSLNSSYYRYGADLTLTFPRILSPFKINPSRRFIPKTYIKTGFEFLNRTRAYTLRSLKLDYGYIWQESEEKQHDLGLLEITYVQPSRISDEYKAQMDTVPTLKHAIEPQFTIGPNYNFTLSNMMNKNLKNTFYFKGNLDLSGNVLGLIKGANYNEGKTFKLFNAYFSQYIKVSGDGRHYLKLSENSQLASRVSLGLSYSYGNSRALPYLKQYYVGGPNSIRAFAARAIGPGTLKPQNIGTNKFYADQTGDIKLEMSTEYRAKLAGFVHWAAFIDAGNVWLQNTDDEKPGAKFSKDFLTELAVGGGLGLRFDFTFLILRTDFAIPFRIPYLDKGERWVLKDIDLGSSRWRKDNLMFNLAIGYPF, encoded by the coding sequence ATGAAAAATAGCAATCAATTTATAGCTTTTGTTGTATTTATAGGGCTTTTCATTGCTTCTTGTTCGACCACAAAAAATTTAAAAGAGGGTCAGTCCTTATATGTGGATGGCCATGTCGATATTGAATCGGATACGATTTCCAAAGAACATAAAAAGGCCTTAGCTACGCATCTGGAACAGGTATTAATGCCCAAACCCAATAAGACACTTTTTGGATGGCGTTACAAACTAGCTTTCAACAACATGGCTGGTGATTCAGTTGGAAAAAACTTCATTCGCAGACAACTAAAAAAAATGGGTGAAGAACCCGTTTTATTGAGTGATGTAAATAGGGAATATAATGAAAACCTGTTAAGAAATCGACTTGAAAATATTGGTTTCTTTAATGCAGAGGTAAAGTCTGACACTACAATTAAGGATAAAGAAGCGACCATACACTATATTGCGACGACTAATCTGATTTATAAAATAAAATCTGTTACGTTTAATGTAGACAGTACGATACAGCTTGGCCGAGATATACTCCTATCTCGTGATAAGTCTCTTTTAAAGGTTGGTAAGCATTATAGTTTAGATGATATCCTGAATGAACGTGATCGGATTGATAATGAACTTAAAAATATTGGGTACTATTATTTCAGTCCTGACTATATATTGGTGGAAGCAGATAGTACAATTGGAGATAATAAAGTCAATTTATATGTCACTATTAAACCTGAAACACCTGTTATAGCTAAATCACCATCCAAGATAAATAATATATACATCTATCCAAATTATACGGACGAAGGTACAGGATATCAACGTGCTCCACGTAATGCGCAATTATTCGATAGTTCATATTACTTTATAGATCCAAAAAATACCTTTAGAAAACCCGTTATAGCTAACCATATCTTCTTTAAAAAAGGAGATCGTTATAATCGCGGTGCCCATAATAAAACAATCAGTCATCTTGTAAATCTAAATAGCTTCAAATTTGTTAAAAACAACTTCGTTGATAGTAAAGATGTCAAAAACGGACTAGATGTATATTACTATCTTACTCCTCTTCCTAAGAAATCTATTCGTCTCGAATTGTTAGGAAAAATGGCTTCGGTATATAATGGATCCGAACTTAATGTGAACTGGCAATTACGCAATGCCTTTAGAGGTGCCGAACTGTTAAGTCTAAATGTTTTTGGTGGATACGAAACACAGACCGGTGGAAGTGTAAGTCTAAACTCAAGCTATTATCGCTATGGTGCAGATCTTACTTTAACATTTCCCCGTATTCTTTCGCCTTTCAAAATAAATCCCAGTCGTAGATTTATACCAAAAACCTACATCAAAACGGGATTTGAATTCTTAAATAGAACTCGAGCATATACATTACGATCTCTAAAACTAGACTATGGTTATATCTGGCAGGAATCTGAAGAGAAACAACATGATTTGGGATTATTAGAGATTACATATGTACAGCCCAGCCGTATTTCAGACGAATATAAAGCCCAGATGGATACGGTACCAACGCTAAAACATGCTATAGAGCCACAGTTTACTATTGGTCCAAATTATAATTTTACTTTATCCAATATGATGAACAAAAATCTAAAAAACACCTTTTATTTTAAAGGAAATTTAGATTTATCTGGTAATGTATTGGGATTGATAAAAGGTGCCAACTACAATGAGGGTAAAACATTTAAATTATTCAACGCTTATTTTTCTCAATATATCAAGGTAAGTGGTGATGGTAGACATTATTTAAAACTAAGTGAAAATTCACAATTAGCATCGCGAGTCAGTTTAGGTCTAAGTTACTCTTATGGTAACTCCCGTGCTTTACCCTATCTAAAACAGTATTATGTGGGTGGTCCAAACAGTATTCGCGCTTTTGCTGCTCGAGCAATTGGTCCAGGAACTTTAAAACCTCAAAACATTGGGACCAATAAGTTCTATGCTGATCAAACTGGAGATATAAAATTGGAAATGAGTACAGAATATCGTGCTAAATTGGCTGGTTTTGTCCATTGGGCGGCATTTATTGATGCCGGTAATGTGTGGCTACAAAATACAGATGATGAAAAGCCCGGAGCAAAATTTAGCAAAGATTTCTTGACTGAATTAGCTGTCGGTGGCGGTTTAGGTTTAAGATTTGACTTTACTTTTCTTATATTAAGAACAGATTTTGCTATTCCATTCCGTATTCCATATTTGGATAAAGGAGAGCGTTGGGTCTTGAAAGATATTGATTTAGGAAGTAGCAGATGGCGCAAGGACAACTTAATGTTTAATCTAGCTATTGGCTATCCATTTTAA
- a CDS encoding Dabb family protein translates to MERKKFLSSLALASVGGTVLTSCLNTQSNNETTITQAGFNAGFIFHSVYFWLKEGITAEEDKDFLKFFDILKKVPGVQSCHIGKPAKTNPRPVVDNSFSYHIMLTFENLEAITKYEEHPDHLAGIDQYSKYWVKVEVKDTVIS, encoded by the coding sequence ATGGAAAGAAAGAAATTTTTAAGCTCATTAGCGCTAGCGAGCGTTGGTGGAACAGTACTGACTTCATGTCTAAATACACAAAGTAATAATGAAACAACAATAACACAAGCCGGATTCAATGCCGGATTTATATTTCATAGCGTCTATTTCTGGTTAAAAGAAGGAATCACGGCAGAGGAAGATAAGGATTTTTTAAAGTTTTTTGACATTTTGAAAAAAGTGCCAGGAGTACAATCTTGCCATATCGGTAAACCCGCTAAAACTAATCCAAGACCAGTGGTCGATAATTCTTTTTCATATCATATCATGTTGACCTTTGAAAATCTGGAAGCAATTACAAAATATGAAGAACATCCAGATCATCTAGCTGGGATTGATCAATATAGTAAGTATTGGGTAAAAGTAGAAGTAAAAGATACGGTTATTAGCTAG